The following are from one region of the Streptomyces decoyicus genome:
- a CDS encoding helix-turn-helix domain-containing protein: MADDYLVRIGRLIRDARQHRGWTQTQLAEALGTSQSAVNRIERGNQNISLEMIARIGEALDSEIVSLGYAGPMHLRVVGGRRLSGSIDVKTSKNACVALLCATLLNAGRTTLRRVARIEEVYRILEVLGSIGVRTRWINDGNDLEIVPPAELDLDSMDTEAARRTRSVIMFLGPLLHRMDHFKLPYAGGCDLGTRTVTPHMTALRHFGLEITATDGTYLAEVDRSVAPKRAIVLTERGDTVTENALLAAARHDGVTVIRNASSNYMVQDLCFFLEELGVRVDGIGTTTLTVHGAAHIERDVDFAPSEDPVEAMSLLAAAVVTESELTIRRVPVEFLEIELAVLEEMGLDHERSAEYAADNGRTRLIDLTVRPSKLQAPLDKIHPMPFPGLNIDNVPFFAAIAASAQGQTLIHDWVYDNRAIYLTDLNRLGAQVKLLDPHRVLVDGPTRWRSSEMMCPPALRPAVVVLLAMMAAEGTSVLRNVYVINRGYEDLAERLNSIGAQIEIFRDI, translated from the coding sequence ATGGCAGACGACTACCTCGTACGCATCGGCAGGCTCATCCGTGACGCCCGACAGCATCGTGGCTGGACACAGACGCAGCTCGCCGAGGCTCTCGGCACCAGCCAGAGTGCGGTCAACCGCATCGAACGCGGGAATCAGAACATCAGCCTTGAGATGATCGCCCGTATCGGCGAAGCACTCGACAGTGAAATCGTCTCGCTCGGCTATGCCGGGCCGATGCATCTGCGGGTGGTCGGCGGCCGCCGGCTGTCCGGCAGTATCGACGTGAAGACGAGCAAGAACGCCTGCGTTGCGCTGCTGTGCGCCACGCTCCTCAACGCGGGCCGCACAACTCTGCGCCGGGTGGCCCGTATTGAGGAGGTCTACCGCATCCTCGAAGTGCTGGGCAGCATCGGCGTGCGGACCCGGTGGATCAACGACGGCAACGACCTGGAGATCGTCCCGCCCGCGGAGCTCGACCTCGACTCGATGGACACCGAGGCGGCCCGCCGCACCCGCAGCGTCATCATGTTCCTCGGTCCGCTGCTGCACCGGATGGACCACTTCAAGCTGCCGTACGCGGGCGGTTGCGACCTCGGCACCCGGACCGTGACCCCGCACATGACCGCGCTGCGCCACTTCGGCCTGGAGATCACCGCCACCGACGGCACCTACCTCGCCGAGGTGGACCGCAGCGTCGCCCCCAAGCGCGCGATCGTGCTGACCGAACGCGGCGACACCGTCACGGAGAACGCGCTGCTGGCCGCCGCCCGGCACGACGGCGTCACCGTCATCCGCAACGCCTCGTCCAACTACATGGTCCAGGACCTCTGCTTCTTCCTGGAGGAGCTGGGCGTCCGGGTCGACGGCATCGGCACCACCACGCTCACCGTCCACGGCGCCGCGCACATCGAACGCGATGTGGACTTCGCACCGTCCGAGGACCCGGTCGAGGCGATGAGCCTGCTGGCGGCGGCAGTTGTCACCGAATCCGAGCTGACGATCCGCCGGGTACCGGTCGAGTTCCTGGAGATCGAACTGGCCGTCCTGGAGGAGATGGGCCTGGACCACGAGCGCAGCGCGGAGTACGCCGCCGACAACGGCCGTACCCGGCTGATCGATCTGACCGTCCGCCCCTCCAAGCTCCAGGCGCCGCTGGACAAGATCCACCCGATGCCCTTCCCGGGCCTCAACATCGACAACGTCCCCTTCTTCGCAGCCATCGCGGCCAGCGCCCAGGGCCAGACCCTCATCCACGACTGGGTCTACGACAACCGCGCCATCTACCTGACGGACCTCAACCGCCTCGGCGCCCAGGTCAAGCTGCTCGATCCGCACCGGGTCCTGGTCGACGGCCCGACCCGCTGGCGCTCCTCGGAAATGATGTGCCCCCCGGCCCTGCGCCCGGCCGTCGTCGTCCTCCTGGCCATGATGGCCGCCGAGGGCACCTCCGTCCTGCGCAACGTCTATGTCATCAACCGGGGTTACGAGGACCTGGCGGAGCGGCTCAACTCGATCGGGGCGCAGATCGAGATCTTCCGGGACATCTGA
- a CDS encoding sigma-70 family RNA polymerase sigma factor: MNDHEWLAERFEENRSHLRAVAYRMLGSVSEADDAVQEAWLRLSRSGVSGVENLGGWLTTIVGRVCLDQLRMRKARREDPLDFHVPEPIVGRLDTVDPEQEALLADSVGLALLVVLETLAPAERLAFVLHDMFAMPFDEIAPIVDRTPAAARQLASRARRRVQGAAPAPDTDLARQREVVDAFLAASRGGDFEALLAVLDPDVVLRADAGDAPEGVSKLVRGARAVVEQALTFSRFAAFARPAMVNGAPGLVTARGGRPFSVMGFTLAHGKIVEINILADLARLSRLDLTILDD; the protein is encoded by the coding sequence ATGAACGACCACGAGTGGCTGGCGGAGCGGTTCGAGGAGAACCGGAGTCATCTGCGGGCCGTGGCCTACCGCATGCTCGGCTCGGTGAGCGAGGCCGACGACGCCGTCCAGGAGGCGTGGCTACGGCTGAGCCGCTCCGGGGTGAGCGGGGTGGAGAACCTGGGCGGCTGGCTGACGACGATCGTCGGGCGGGTGTGCCTGGACCAGCTGCGGATGCGCAAGGCGCGGCGGGAGGATCCGCTCGACTTTCATGTTCCCGAGCCGATCGTGGGCCGGCTGGACACCGTCGACCCGGAGCAGGAGGCGCTGCTGGCCGACTCGGTCGGGCTCGCGCTGCTCGTCGTGCTGGAGACCCTCGCCCCTGCCGAGCGGCTGGCCTTCGTGCTGCACGACATGTTCGCCATGCCCTTCGACGAGATCGCACCCATCGTCGACCGCACCCCTGCCGCCGCCCGGCAGCTCGCCAGCCGCGCCCGGCGCCGCGTCCAGGGCGCCGCCCCGGCCCCCGACACCGATCTCGCCCGTCAGCGGGAAGTGGTCGACGCCTTCCTCGCCGCCTCGCGCGGTGGCGACTTCGAGGCGCTGCTCGCGGTCCTCGACCCGGACGTCGTGCTGCGCGCCGACGCCGGCGACGCGCCCGAAGGTGTGTCGAAGCTGGTCCGCGGGGCGCGCGCGGTGGTCGAGCAGGCGCTCACTTTCTCCCGGTTCGCCGCTTTCGCCCGGCCGGCGATGGTCAACGGCGCGCCGGGACTCGTCACGGCGCGGGGCGGGCGGCCGTTCTCCGTCATGGGCTTCACCCTCGCGCACGGGAAGATCGTCGAGATCAACATCCTCGCCGACCTCGCACGGCTGAGCCGGCTGGACCTGACGATCCTCGACGACTGA
- a CDS encoding GntR family transcriptional regulator, with amino-acid sequence MLFRVDPGSSAPLGDQIAASVRGAIADGTVDTGERLPAARALAASLGVNVHTVLRGYQRLKEEGLIELRRGRGAVVTGAASPARARLGETAQRLIAEARNLGLSDEEIVTVVRTGLTGR; translated from the coding sequence GTGCTCTTCCGGGTGGACCCCGGTTCGTCCGCCCCGCTCGGTGACCAGATCGCGGCCTCGGTCCGCGGCGCCATCGCCGACGGCACGGTGGACACCGGGGAGCGGCTGCCGGCCGCCCGGGCGCTCGCCGCCTCGCTCGGCGTGAACGTACACACCGTGCTGCGCGGCTATCAGCGCCTCAAGGAGGAGGGGCTGATCGAACTCCGGCGCGGCCGCGGTGCGGTGGTCACCGGCGCCGCGTCCCCCGCCCGCGCCCGCCTCGGCGAGACCGCCCAGCGACTGATCGCCGAGGCCCGCAACCTGGGCCTCTCCGACGAGGAGATCGTGACGGTGGTGCGTACGGGGCTGACGGGGCGGTGA
- a CDS encoding dihydrofolate reductase family protein, whose product MSKLIVTAFVTLDGVMQAPGGPGEDVDAGFEHGGWQVPYVDDDFMDLMTGVFERTADHLLLGRKTYDIFAAHWPRVTDENDPIAVKLNAMPKYVASRTRTSLEWHNSHLLKGEAAEAVARLKEQLDGVIMTQGSGDLIRTLQRHDLVDEYRLLVNPVIIGTGKRLFAEGAAPVAWTLTESRTTSVGVQYCAYERAGKPEYGSFMLDEQD is encoded by the coding sequence ATGAGCAAACTGATCGTCACCGCGTTCGTCACCCTGGACGGCGTCATGCAGGCCCCCGGCGGTCCGGGCGAGGATGTCGACGCAGGCTTCGAGCACGGCGGCTGGCAGGTCCCCTACGTCGACGACGACTTCATGGACCTCATGACGGGAGTCTTCGAGCGGACCGCCGACCATCTCCTGCTCGGCCGGAAGACCTACGACATCTTCGCCGCCCACTGGCCCCGCGTCACCGACGAGAACGACCCGATCGCCGTGAAGCTCAATGCCATGCCCAAGTACGTCGCCTCGCGCACCCGGACCAGCCTGGAGTGGCACAACTCCCATCTGCTGAAGGGCGAGGCTGCGGAGGCCGTCGCACGGCTCAAGGAGCAGCTCGACGGCGTGATCATGACGCAGGGCAGCGGCGACCTCATCCGCACCCTTCAGCGGCACGACCTCGTCGACGAGTACCGGCTGCTCGTCAACCCCGTGATCATCGGCACCGGCAAGCGGCTCTTCGCCGAGGGCGCCGCCCCTGTCGCCTGGACGCTCACCGAGTCCCGCACCACCAGCGTGGGCGTGCAGTACTGCGCCTACGAACGGGCGGGGAAGCCCGAGTACGGGTCCTTCATGCTGGACGAGCAGGACTGA